In Humulus lupulus chromosome 7, drHumLupu1.1, whole genome shotgun sequence, the following are encoded in one genomic region:
- the LOC133792494 gene encoding uncharacterized mitochondrial protein AtMg00810-like, with protein sequence MSLPQGVNVSQSSCAGSPLVCKMHKSIYGLWKSCRKWYKKLSDALIADGFQQSQADHTLFTRGKDNTFIALLVYIDDIVLIGTNLNELQCFQESLHSQFKLKALGTLKYFLGFEIACSKSSLFLSQCKYTLQLLEDPRYLGSKPIKTPMDPRLKLNDQHCDLLSDPSHYRKLVGHLLYLTLSRPDITYYVHTLSQFMATPHTTHLQDAHHLLRYFKGRPGQGLLYSSSSSSLHLRGFSDSDWASCSVTRRSTTGFCIFLGDCLVSWCTKKQPKISKSSVEAEYRVLASTASEITWIQYLFKDLQILSSTLAFIYYGNQLAIHIANNPTFHDRTKHIELDCHFIRDKVKNYSIRLIPVSSRLQLANALTKELSSTTLHFHISKMAVHDIYSPS encoded by the coding sequence ATGTCTCTTCCACAAGGTGTCAATGTTTCTCAATCTTCTTGTGCAGGTTCTCCTCTTGTTTGTAAGATGCACAAATCCATTTATGGGCTTTGGAAATCCTGTAGGAAATGGTACAAGAAGTTATCTGATGCTCTCATTGCAGATGGGTTCCAACAGTCACAAGCAGATCATACACTTTTCACTAGAGGCAAAGATAATACTTTCATCGCTCTCTTAGTCTACATTGATGATATAGTCCTCATTGGGACCAACCTCAATGAGCTTCAATGTTTTCAAGAGTCTCTTCATAGCCAATTTAAACTCAAGGCACTTGGCACGCTCAAATACTTCCTTGGTTTTGAAATTGCTTGCTCAAAATCTAGTCTCTTCCTCTCTCAATGCAAGTACACACTTCAGTTACTTGAAGACCCGCGCTATCTTGGAAGCAAACCAATCAAAACCCCAATGGACCCAAGGTTGAAGCTCAATGACCAACACTGTGACCTTCTTTCTGATCCTTCCCATTACAGGAAACTTGTTGGTCATCTTCTGTACTTGACCCTCTCCAGACCTGACATCACATACTATGTCCACACTCTTAGCCAATTCATGGCCACTCCACATACAACACATCTCCAAGATGCACATCATCTTCTAAGATATTTCAAGGGTCGACCTGGTCAAGGACTTCTctattcctcttcttcttcttctcttcatctCAGGGGTTTTTCAGATTCAGATTGGGCTTCCTGCTCGGTTACTAGGCGATCAACTACAGGCTTTTGCATCTTCTTAGGAGATTGTTTAGTTTCTTGGTGCACAAAGAAACAACCTAAAATTTCTAAAAGCTCTGTAGAGGCTGAATATCGTGTCTTAGCTTCCACTGCCAGTGAGATTACATGGATTCAATACCTTTTCAAAGACCTTCAAATTCTCTCATCTACACTAGCCTTTATCTACTATGGTAACCAGTTAGCTATTCACATAGCTAATAACCCTACTTTCCATGACAGAACCAAGCATATAGAGCTTGATTGTCACTTTATTAGAGACAAAGTCAAGAACTACTCCATTCGATTGATTCCTGTCAGCAGCAGGCTGCAACTAGCCAATGCACTCACAAAGGAATTGTCTTCCACCACTCTCCATTTTCACATCAGTAAGATGGCTGTACATGATATATACAGTCCATCTTAA